The window GCAACTGACCTCGCCCAAACCTTCATAATGCAGTTTTCGCGTATGTTTTTCTAACTTTATAAGCTTTAGAGAAAAATTTATAGTCAGTAACTTAATCTTTTAGTTTTTATCTTGAAAGAGCAAACTTTACAGacttttctgaataaatatatcTTACAAGTCCCATTTCGAATGGGTGTAAATATTGTTTACAATATTTGAGATATTAACcgcacacataacataaactgcctatatacgtcccactgctgggcacaggccaacCGTAGggagtatggagtatactccaccacgctgctccactgcgggttggtggaggtgttttaacggctaatagccgggaccaacggcttaacgtgccctccgaagtacggaatcatcttactttttcggacaatcaggtgattcaagcctgaaaagtccttaccaaacaaaggacagtctcacaaaatgatttcgacaatgtccccatcgggaatcgaagccggacctccagatcgtgagcctaacgctctaaccactagaccacggaggctgttgtattAACCGCACACATGAAATTGTAATTAGAAAAGTCAAagctaggtaggtacattaagatcacgtctatttcctattaatttattttattggaatTCCGTgttttctgcttaccccagcgGAAAACAGGCAAAGATAATTCAACGGTAGAAATAATATAATCATCACCTGAAAACCATAAAGACCATTTACTGTGCCTATGTTCGAAGTCACCTTGATGCTTGGCAAATCTGGAATCCCTGTTATGATGTCCACACGAACAGAATTGAATCTACCACACGAAAAGAAATTCAtacaatttttatgtaaaaagtttATCCCGTCTATATCTGGCTGTGGTTATGATCACTTATGCTCTAGGTTCCTCCTTTTACCACTGCACTTTAGCAGAAAGATAGCTGATATCTGTTTTTTGGCCTAAATTGCTCAATCCAAATTAGATTGCCCGGATCTCCTCTGCGCTATTAATATACAAGTTCTAATCAGACAATTACGTCacaatcgtttccttcatgttCCTCGTTGCCGCACCAAATATAGAAGCAATAGTTATTTACCACGTCCCCTTAAACAATTTAACGAAATTAATGCCTTTCAATGTGATTTGTTTTACAGTAGTATTAATTCGCTGAAGACTCAGCTTATTAGAGGTAATTGGTAACAGTTGTTAATTATTGTTAgtgttttaatttgtattcttGCTAAATTGCGCATTCAATctaatttttttcttatatttttttctatatctccgctctcttgtcttgttgtataactctttttcatttatttgtgatagcttgtaattggcctttatttactactaagtgtaacattgtgtgaatttagctgtaagctccccaaacaaaataaaataaattaaaaaattaatcagcccttattattacattgaaaTTCTTTGAATAGTTTTCAGTACTATCTGGCGACCAGGTTTATTTTCTCTTTCTCTGCTTTTCTGGGCATTCTTCACATGGTTTTTCGACTTCAAATATTTCTGCTCCCATGAGGATACACATGACAGTGTCCAGACCTTTGGTTATGGCGATCTCGATCAGGTATTCACCGCAAAATTCAGGTGTCAGTATACCATCAATGCAACCTAGCTCCATCTTTAGACCTTCCACGTCGTAAACTTTCTGAAATTGTAAACAtaacaagggggttaaaatagccacatcggagcaattcatctaagaaagcaatattgcaatttgatatttgcgcatataaaagtaagtgcgcggaAGACGGTAAGTAAGCGGTAGTAAGTGGGGCCTATGACGGCTCAATgacaaccttgacaccagggttgatgaggttggtcatccacctcacaacccacacgatagaagaatatgaCGGAATAAGTATAAATTGACAATATCGTGGTTTTTCGTTGACCTTAATTTCTGTGTATTCACAAACAGTTCATCACTGGACATGATGCTTGCTTCAATTTGCATCCGGCCAAGtggctaatgccatctgcggcaaatgaacaataagtcacgtcaaaaaaaagcttcaATTCGCTAgttgaatatttttaatgttttacttACGGCTTCAATGGGGCATGAAGTTGTCTCAAAATACTTCAATATAGGGTACCAAGGCGCGTCCTCGTCTTTCATACTGCTACATACATCAGCCATGCATGAAAATACTGGTTCCATACCGTTCTCTGTAATGAGATTGGCCCCTATACGAATctgaaaaatacatttatttatgatatgaaaagtcttcgttttgtaataaggagGTATAACTATTTAGTTCCCGCGGCCGCGGTGTCAGTCGTAAATTCTACATAGGTTTATTACGTCTTGTCAAATAGattgcctttggttttggtttcatacaagacctttaacccggccccaggggcgacaagagtcatcttctctgccctccactactggggcaattcctgttcagcGCTTCCTTGCCGCGATGGTGGGCGACTCTTATTTCAGTAGGCTGGAGTTAGATGGTGGCTGAGTCCAGATAGGGACCTAAACCTACGGTGTATAACGAAGAACCATTGCCCAGGATTCTACAGATACGGGTAAAGACATCAacagttgcagaggcgaagatgggagccatcagtacggcaatgcaggacggaagggccGAATCACAGGTTTTCTGCTTGAACCAAGTCCTTAAGTTAGATACATTTCGGACGCGTTTTCCTATATATTCGACCCAGGAGTGCACCAAAAACGAGTTGATCGTCATAAACCAGAGTTCGTATGTCTACGCACGAGTTGTATTCATACAAAACACTATTCAGATTACAATTGgtcttatttaataatattgttaacttACTTCATGCGAATCTTTAATTTCCTGCGTCGCTTCAATTGATCCATCTAGTTTCACACAATCCGCCTCGTCTTCATTGTCACTCTGTTGTAAATTCATTTTAAGATCTACTACAACTGTTACGCTGTCAGCGTTTGGACACTGCTTTACATCTTCTTTAATACCCAACGCAATACAAGTGCACATTTCAGTCTGTAAATTATTAAtcatattacattatttttcatttagaAGTTAAATTAAAGAAATCCCCGTAAATACAAAGATACTATTCATCCCCTGGAAACCATCCactatttaatattattctttttgGTCATCATTTCATCATTAAATTTACGTTCCTAATCCCAATTACAGAGGAGTTAATCATCAGGTTAAAGCTTAAAGAACCAATGCCAGAGGTTTTTAATGTCCCACTAGCAGAGGTAATTAGTTGCAAAAGTGTCGGAAGTGTCGGCCTCACTGCCTATTTTTTATATCTTATGTAGGTACGTATACATTTTCTCAACCCAGAGGTGTCAAACTTTAGTGAAAGTATTAAAATTTTTCAGGTTCATTAAGAGAACATCAATATTATTGAAGTGTTTTTCAAATTCTGTACTTACTTCtccttcatcgtcatcaccagccAAAACTTCTAACAGTGGCAAAGTcactaaaataacatttataagaACAAACATACGAACCATCTTGTAACAGGATTGAAAAATAACAGGACAATATTGTGCTGTATTTATTGCATATATAGGTTTTATACATTATTTGATATTGATCTCTTTGTCTACTAGCATGAGAGATGACGGTGATATTATATTGATAGTAGAACACACAATAGATATAACAATATGATTGAAAAAGTCGTGAAGAGTTGGACATGCTATTTCCCTGTTTGATAACATAGATATCTCGTTGTATAACCAAGG is drawn from Pectinophora gossypiella chromosome 7, ilPecGoss1.1, whole genome shotgun sequence and contains these coding sequences:
- the LOC126368493 gene encoding uncharacterized protein LOC126368493, coding for MVRMFVLINVILVTLPLLEVLAGDDDEGETEMCTCIALGIKEDVKQCPNADSVTVVVDLKMNLQQSDNEDEADCVKLDGSIEATQEIKDSHEIRIGANLITENGMEPVFSCMADVCSSMKDEDAPWYPILKYFETTSCPIEAKVYDVEGLKMELGCIDGILTPEFCGEYLIEIAITKGLDTVMCILMGAEIFEVEKPCEECPEKQRKRK